One window of the Oncorhynchus clarkii lewisi isolate Uvic-CL-2024 chromosome 19, UVic_Ocla_1.0, whole genome shotgun sequence genome contains the following:
- the LOC139374148 gene encoding neuropeptide Y receptor type 2-like: MDAESQVNITPMEDWANSSRLACEFSNCRNNFPDLEDSTKLVGVQVILILAYSTIILFGVIGNSLVIYVVYKFKTLHTVTNFFIVNLAVADLLVNTLCLPFTLINTLHGEWRFGQALCFMLPFSQGMAVHVSTITLNIIALDRHRSIIYHLETKMSKEMCAAVIIMTWAISAVLASPLAIFREYGTFDLSPEQSIQVCTEKWPGSGMDGTIYSISMLLLQYCLPLAINSFAYIRIWSKLKNHVSPAGRNNRHQRKRKTTKMLVIVVVVFAVSWLPLHAFQLAIDIDNSVLEMKDFKLLFTMFHIVAMCSTFVNPILYGWMNNNYRTAFLSVCKCSQPVNSGSRNIMSRKTLREKDMSDTDFKATKV, encoded by the coding sequence ATGGATGCTGAAAGTCAAGTAAACATAACTCCAATGGAGGATTGGGCGAATTCTTCTAGACTTGCTTGTGAATTCTCAAACTGCCGCAACAACTTTCCAGACCTGGAGGACAGCACCAAGCTGGTGGGAGTGCAAGTGATCCTCATCTTGGCTTACAGCACCATCATACTGTTCGGAGTCATCGGAAACTCCCTGGTGATATACGTGGTGTACAAGTTCAAAACTCTGCACACCGTCACCAATTTTTTCATCGTGAACCTGGCTGTGGCCGATCTGCTGGTGAATACTCTATGTCTGCCCTTTACTTTGATCAACACTCTCCATGGGGAGTGGAGGTTTGGCCAGGCATTGTGCTTCATGCTGCCCTTCTCCCAAGGCATGGCCGTGCACGTTTCCACCATCACGCTCAACATCATCGCCCTGGACCGCCACCGGAGCATCATCTACCACCTGGAGACCAAGATGTCCAAGGAAATGTGCGCCGCTGTCATCATCATGACGTGGGCCATAAGCGCAGTCCTGGCCAGCCCGCTCGCCATCTTCCGGGAGTACGGGACGTTTGACCTTTCGCCCGAGCAGTCCATTCAGGTTTGCACGGAAAAGTGGCCAGGGAGCGGCATGGACGGCACCATCTATAGTATCTCCATGCTCCTGCTCCAGTACTGCCTGCCGCTGGCCATCAACTCCTTCGCCTACATCCGCATCTGGAGTAAGCTGAAGAACCACGTGAGTCCGGCAGGGAGGAACAACCGCCACCAGCGCAAGAGGAAGACCACTAAGATGCTGGTGATCGTGGTGGTGGTGTTTGCAGTGAGCTGGCTGCCTCTCCACGCCTTCCAGCTGGCCATTGACATTGACAACAGTGTCTTGGAAATGAAAGACTTCAAGCTGCTTTTCACCATGTTCCACATCGTTGCCATGTGCTCGACCTTCGTCAACCCCATCCTCTATGGGTGGATGAACAACAACTACCGGACTgcgtttctgtctgtgtgtaagtGCAGCCAACCTGTCAATTCTGGGTCGAGGAACATCATGAGCAGAAAGACACTGAGGGAAAAAGACATGAGCGATACAGATTTCAAAGCGACTAAAGTCTGA